Proteins from a genomic interval of Methanococcoides sp. AM1:
- the thiC gene encoding phosphomethylpyrimidine synthase ThiC, which yields MTIVEDAQAGQITEPMKVVAEVEGLEPEFIRRGIAAGRIVIPTSPYRDVRYCGIGEGLTTKVNASIGASSDIVDLDMEVEKAKAAEAAGADTLMELGTGGDFLGIRKAVCDATSLSVGSVPLYQAFITAAKRDGSIIHMTEDDLWHATEEQAKLGTNFMAIHTGINNIVLDRLKAHGRYGGICSRGGAFMTTWMLHNEKENPLYADFDYLCEILKEHEVVLSTGNGMRAGAIHDATDRAQIQELIINSECAQKAHDKYGLQVIVEGPGHVPLDEVEMNVKLMKSMSGHKPFYMLGPLVTDISPGRDHIVTAIGAATSASHGCDFLCYVTPAEHLALPNKEDVIEGVRTSKIAAHVGDMVKLGKRDQDLAMGRARRDLDWGKMFDLALDPELARKIRTERASADEDACTMCGDFCAVKIVNQNYNLAK from the coding sequence ATGACAATAGTAGAAGATGCCCAAGCTGGCCAAATTACAGAGCCAATGAAAGTTGTCGCTGAAGTCGAAGGTTTAGAGCCTGAGTTCATCAGACGTGGAATCGCTGCAGGTAGGATCGTAATCCCAACCTCCCCATACAGGGATGTCAGATACTGTGGTATCGGTGAAGGCCTTACAACAAAGGTCAATGCATCAATCGGTGCATCCTCAGATATCGTCGACCTTGACATGGAAGTTGAAAAAGCAAAGGCTGCTGAAGCTGCTGGTGCTGACACTCTCATGGAGCTTGGAACCGGCGGAGACTTCCTCGGCATCAGGAAAGCTGTCTGTGACGCAACATCACTTTCCGTTGGATCAGTTCCTTTATACCAGGCATTCATCACAGCTGCAAAGAGAGACGGTTCCATCATCCACATGACAGAAGATGACCTCTGGCATGCAACTGAAGAACAGGCAAAGCTTGGTACAAACTTCATGGCTATCCACACAGGTATCAACAACATCGTTCTCGACAGGCTCAAAGCACACGGTCGTTATGGTGGTATCTGCTCCCGTGGCGGTGCTTTCATGACAACATGGATGCTCCACAACGAGAAGGAAAACCCACTTTACGCTGACTTCGACTACCTCTGTGAGATCCTCAAGGAACACGAAGTTGTCCTCTCCACAGGTAACGGAATGCGCGCAGGTGCTATCCACGATGCTACCGACAGGGCACAGATCCAGGAGCTCATCATCAACTCCGAGTGCGCACAGAAAGCACACGACAAATATGGTCTTCAGGTAATTGTAGAAGGTCCAGGTCACGTACCACTCGATGAAGTAGAGATGAACGTCAAACTTATGAAGTCCATGAGCGGACACAAGCCATTCTACATGCTCGGTCCACTTGTAACAGATATCTCCCCAGGAAGAGACCACATCGTAACCGCAATCGGTGCAGCAACATCCGCATCACACGGCTGTGACTTCCTCTGCTACGTAACTCCTGCAGAGCACCTTGCACTTCCAAACAAAGAGGATGTTATCGAAGGTGTAAGGACATCAAAGATCGCAGCTCACGTCGGTGACATGGTCAAACTCGGAAAGAGGGATCAGGACCTTGCAATGGGCAGGGCACGCAGAGACCTTGACTGGGGTAAGATGTTCGACCTTGCACTCGACCCAGAACTCGCAAGAAAGATTAGAACCGAGAGAGCATCAGCAGATGAAGATGCATGCACAATGTGCGGTGACTTCTGTGCTGTGAAGATCGTCAACCAGAACTACAATCTCGCAAAGTAA
- a CDS encoding ATP-binding protein produces MVKRMIVKIDEDKCTGCGQCVSPCAEGAIQIIDGKAKVVSEDLCDGMGFCIGVCPEGAITIEERQTVEFNAEKAEAQPKSTDVSIRCFSCGAGEDERYLMPMRHKMESLWVCTRCLPQLIHG; encoded by the coding sequence ATGGTTAAACGAATGATAGTCAAGATCGATGAAGATAAATGTACAGGCTGCGGACAATGTGTTTCTCCCTGCGCTGAAGGAGCCATACAGATAATCGACGGCAAGGCAAAGGTCGTTTCCGAAGATCTCTGCGATGGCATGGGATTCTGTATCGGCGTCTGCCCTGAGGGTGCTATCACCATCGAAGAAAGACAGACCGTAGAGTTCAACGCTGAAAAAGCAGAAGCTCAACCAAAAAGCACTGATGTATCCATCAGGTGTTTCAGCTGCGGTGCCGGGGAAGATGAGAGGTACCTCATGCCCATGAGACATAAAATGGAGAGCCTCTGGGTCTGCACACGCTGTCTGCCCCAGCTTATCCATGGGTGA
- a CDS encoding TATA-box-binding protein: protein MTEYNIKIENVVASTKLAEEFDLTKIEAEFEGAEYNKQKFPGLVYRVSDPKAAFLVFTSGKVVCTGAKNVADVHTVIGDMAKKLNGIGIETIADPEITVQNIVASADLKAVLNLNAIAIGLGLENIEYEPEQFPGLVYRIDEPKVVVLIFSSGKLVVTGGKSPENCEEGVEVVRQQLDNMGLL, encoded by the coding sequence ATGACGGAATATAATATCAAGATAGAAAACGTGGTTGCGTCAACCAAACTTGCTGAAGAATTCGACCTTACAAAGATAGAAGCGGAATTCGAAGGCGCAGAATACAACAAACAGAAGTTCCCGGGACTTGTATATCGCGTTTCCGATCCAAAAGCTGCATTCCTTGTATTCACATCCGGAAAAGTAGTATGCACAGGTGCAAAGAACGTTGCGGACGTACACACAGTCATCGGAGATATGGCAAAAAAGCTCAATGGTATCGGGATCGAGACAATTGCTGACCCGGAGATCACAGTACAGAACATTGTTGCTTCAGCTGACCTTAAAGCAGTGCTCAACCTTAATGCAATTGCTATCGGACTCGGTCTTGAGAACATCGAATACGAGCCGGAACAGTTCCCAGGTCTTGTTTACAGGATCGATGAACCAAAGGTTGTCGTACTTATCTTCAGTTCCGGAAAACTTGTGGTCACAGGTGGAAAGTCACCTGAGAACTGCGAGGAAGGAGTTGAGGTCGTAAGGCAGCAGCTTGACAATATGGGACTTTTGTAA
- a CDS encoding NAD(P)/FAD-dependent oxidoreductase codes for MTKDIPEKGAIIQRDKETFAIAPHIPGGITSPDLLRKIADVSEKYGAAAIKVTSSQRMAIVGLKEEDLDNAWEDLGMKPGAAIGLCVRSVKICPGTTFCKRGQQDSVGLGLKLDEIYHGMELPSKLKIAVSGCMNSCAENAIKDIGIMGTPKGFTVMVGGSAGLKPRLADTIAEELDEEEVLALVDKIITYYKTHTKKHRIGRIIDEIGLETFKTEVGL; via the coding sequence ATGACAAAGGACATACCAGAAAAGGGAGCAATTATTCAGAGAGACAAGGAAACATTCGCGATCGCACCACATATTCCCGGAGGTATTACATCACCAGACCTTCTCAGGAAGATAGCTGACGTATCCGAGAAATATGGTGCAGCTGCAATTAAGGTCACATCTTCCCAGAGAATGGCCATTGTAGGCCTCAAGGAAGAAGACCTTGACAATGCCTGGGAAGATCTTGGAATGAAGCCAGGCGCTGCAATCGGCCTCTGTGTCAGGAGCGTTAAGATATGTCCGGGAACCACATTCTGTAAACGTGGTCAACAGGACTCTGTCGGACTTGGCCTCAAACTTGATGAGATATACCATGGAATGGAACTGCCATCAAAGCTCAAGATCGCAGTATCAGGCTGTATGAACTCCTGTGCTGAGAACGCCATCAAGGATATCGGTATCATGGGTACGCCAAAGGGATTCACTGTCATGGTAGGCGGCAGTGCAGGACTCAAGCCACGTCTTGCAGATACCATTGCAGAAGAGCTCGATGAGGAAGAGGTTCTTGCCCTTGTTGACAAGATCATCACATACTACAAGACCCACACAAAGAAACACAGGATCGGAAGGATCATTGACGAGATCGGACTTGAAACCTTCAAGACAGAAGTCGGCCTCTGA
- the scpB gene encoding SMC-Scp complex subunit ScpB, with product MNDKEIIEAVLFAAGGAVDTQTLAKVVNKSAKTITPVVKTLMEEYSARDSGMEIVDLGGRYVMQVKPKYTDLVSPVAPKELRAPILRTLSMIAYHQPVVQSELVDMRGNSTYDHIRELKERGFIEAVPHGRTKLLQTTSLFADYFGLSSNDPESIKKRIVELSRQQSGNEGLDRWLGRKFVGITPMYRSLADLCGIKDYRIINAYSPTEEELESLADVFKLVVSRGYEEKVSKFYDGEIIEVRSTTFGDIIDAINALESVADPEKSKENIELITDLRDRYVSKALVISKKVKPATDMIARIVSDLRLGVSAEGCVIAPDYGTSSEGVEISEGADILVPTHSKVDGDIVDRVCRKYDAIIDGLKDLEK from the coding sequence ATGAACGACAAGGAGATCATTGAAGCCGTACTTTTTGCGGCAGGGGGAGCTGTTGACACCCAGACGCTCGCGAAGGTCGTTAACAAGTCAGCAAAGACAATCACACCTGTTGTCAAGACCCTTATGGAAGAGTATTCAGCAAGAGATTCCGGGATGGAGATCGTTGATCTTGGCGGACGTTATGTTATGCAGGTCAAACCAAAATATACCGACCTTGTAAGTCCGGTAGCCCCTAAGGAATTGAGAGCCCCGATCCTTCGTACTCTTTCCATGATAGCTTACCACCAGCCTGTGGTCCAGTCAGAACTTGTGGACATGAGAGGCAATTCAACATACGACCACATACGTGAGCTTAAGGAGAGAGGATTTATTGAAGCAGTGCCTCACGGAAGGACAAAACTTCTCCAGACAACGTCACTTTTCGCAGATTACTTCGGACTTAGCTCCAACGATCCGGAATCCATAAAGAAAAGGATAGTTGAACTTTCCCGCCAGCAAAGTGGAAATGAAGGGCTTGACAGGTGGCTTGGAAGGAAGTTCGTGGGCATCACCCCCATGTACCGTTCACTTGCTGATCTTTGCGGCATCAAGGATTACAGGATCATTAATGCTTACAGTCCCACAGAAGAGGAACTTGAGAGCCTTGCTGATGTTTTTAAGCTGGTAGTTTCCAGAGGGTATGAGGAGAAGGTCAGCAAATTTTACGATGGGGAGATCATCGAGGTCAGGTCGACCACCTTTGGTGACATAATTGATGCCATAAACGCACTTGAGAGCGTTGCGGACCCTGAGAAATCAAAGGAGAACATCGAACTGATAACAGATCTGAGGGACAGGTATGTCTCAAAGGCACTGGTCATCAGCAAGAAGGTGAAACCTGCAACAGATATGATCGCACGTATCGTAAGCGACCTGAGGCTTGGAGTTTCTGCTGAAGGCTGTGTCATAGCTCCCGATTATGGCACATCCAGTGAGGGAGTGGAAATTTCCGAGGGAGCTGATATCCTTGTCCCGACACACTCAAAGGTGGACGGGGATATTGTGGACAGGGTCTGCAGGAAATATGATGCCATCATAGATGGCCTGAAAGATCTTGAAAAATAA
- a CDS encoding CGGC domain-containing protein — MKIAVLRCDIVSEACPGTGCFKAFNERRVKFADYDDNTQMVAFFTCGGCSGRRVFRLVRSLQKNGVDVIHLSSCMQMKNYPECPHIDTIKKTIENAGIKIVEGTHH; from the coding sequence GTGAAAATAGCAGTCCTAAGATGCGATATCGTATCAGAGGCATGCCCGGGAACAGGATGTTTTAAAGCTTTCAATGAACGGAGAGTAAAGTTCGCCGACTATGATGATAATACACAGATGGTTGCTTTCTTCACATGTGGAGGGTGCTCAGGCAGACGAGTATTCCGACTGGTGCGCTCCCTGCAGAAAAACGGAGTGGATGTGATACACCTGAGCTCATGCATGCAGATGAAGAACTACCCCGAATGCCCGCATATTGATACCATTAAGAAGACGATAGAAAATGCAGGTATCAAAATTGTTGAGGGAACGCATCACTGA
- a CDS encoding metal-dependent transcriptional regulator codes for MTTERTEDYLKAIDTIIEKKGYSQVKDIARFLNVSPSSVTGMFKKLTKEGYINYEKYGGVTLTPEGKKVARSTKEKYSVLHEFLILLGVDEITADDDACKMEHAVTTQTLEKLTKFSEFVNRKEEMPKFFLHFKEFCEKGEISGCKKTTGMVPLNKNTTKECK; via the coding sequence TTGACTACTGAGAGAACTGAAGATTACCTGAAGGCTATTGATACCATAATTGAGAAAAAAGGATACTCACAGGTAAAGGATATTGCGCGGTTCCTGAATGTAAGCCCTTCCAGTGTTACAGGAATGTTCAAGAAGCTCACCAAAGAAGGATACATCAATTACGAGAAATACGGAGGAGTTACCCTCACTCCGGAAGGAAAGAAAGTTGCCAGGAGCACCAAGGAAAAGTACAGTGTGCTGCATGAGTTCCTGATCCTGCTGGGAGTTGATGAGATCACCGCGGATGACGATGCATGCAAGATGGAGCATGCGGTGACAACACAGACACTTGAGAAACTGACAAAGTTCAGTGAATTTGTAAACCGTAAAGAGGAAATGCCAAAATTCTTCCTCCATTTCAAAGAGTTTTGTGAAAAAGGTGAGATCTCCGGATGTAAGAAAACAACTGGAATGGTCCCTTTAAACAAAAATACCACGAAAGAGTGCAAATAA
- a CDS encoding formylmethanofuran dehydrogenase yields the protein MIELELTSKVDHLCDYTFNFYWHEKELEPDAVIPSQKNTEHTYRQLVDELKEGEDVHIKGSVGTRFAYSLGVDLSHFGGTGKTEPAGRIFVDGDIGPEAGMSMSAGALYLTGNIEEPLGNIIEVSSDEEGYRKFISITELLCGNSSEVPIGNSFDAGSKKLVLTDNILRGTLASRCNCNAEIVVEGDVYNGTGLLMESGTITVRGDAGLNTGAHLNGGNVVIEGTVGEFAGAYMKAGVLLFNDVKGYAGAGMLGGTIYSRKKIPPAPPAEKIRMGGKDSSIVRKLTGAGRVESMLYNKYEVGEEKAQYIKVQMRDGSIVMRKVY from the coding sequence TTGATAGAGCTTGAACTTACCTCAAAAGTGGATCACCTGTGCGATTACACGTTCAATTTCTACTGGCATGAAAAGGAACTTGAACCCGATGCAGTGATCCCGTCCCAGAAAAATACTGAGCATACGTACAGGCAGCTAGTGGACGAGCTCAAGGAAGGCGAGGACGTTCACATAAAGGGAAGTGTTGGCACAAGGTTCGCATATAGCCTCGGGGTTGACCTTTCACATTTTGGCGGGACTGGTAAGACCGAGCCTGCCGGACGTATCTTTGTAGACGGGGATATCGGTCCGGAAGCAGGGATGTCCATGTCAGCAGGTGCACTTTACCTGACGGGAAATATTGAGGAGCCACTTGGAAACATCATCGAGGTCAGTTCCGATGAGGAAGGATACCGGAAGTTCATCTCCATCACAGAACTGCTCTGTGGAAACAGCTCCGAAGTCCCTATTGGGAACAGTTTCGATGCAGGAAGCAAGAAGCTTGTACTGACAGACAATATTCTCCGTGGAACCCTTGCTTCAAGATGTAACTGCAATGCAGAGATCGTCGTCGAAGGGGATGTTTACAACGGCACAGGACTCCTGATGGAAAGCGGCACCATCACGGTCAGAGGTGATGCAGGGCTCAACACCGGTGCACACCTGAACGGTGGCAATGTCGTGATCGAAGGAACTGTTGGTGAATTTGCAGGTGCTTACATGAAAGCCGGCGTCCTGCTCTTCAATGATGTGAAAGGATATGCAGGTGCAGGCATGCTTGGAGGTACGATCTATTCCAGGAAGAAGATCCCACCAGCGCCCCCTGCTGAGAAAATAAGGATGGGAGGCAAGGACAGTTCTATCGTGAGAAAACTTACCGGTGCAGGCCGCGTGGAGTCCATGCTTTACAATAAATATGAAGTAGGTGAGGAGAAAGCACAGTATATCAAAGTACAGATGAGGGATGGTTCCATCGTTATGCGCAAAGTGTACTGA
- a CDS encoding DUF166 domain-containing protein — protein MQISFYYTGEFGRKVIGNVVNSSTFCTSCGELCDHCREKKRSYADRIVDIHEFPSDLPQFIEEPEEYLPESMGKCDLLITMDLHPDILSVLPKMVEMAGAKAVIAPIEVPKLAPAGLVQQVKETLESKGIDCEFPKPFCSLEKSGKPLIDEFVDMGFGRPLLAIQVDKERNIFTHAKVLRDAPCGSTWYVAKKLGWSDIEVYKETVSGAHHAYPCTASMDKDPQLKDTILHEAGYIIRKSIEEAANIKNKSKKEDVSYEDEK, from the coding sequence ATGCAGATCAGCTTTTATTATACCGGAGAGTTCGGAAGGAAAGTTATCGGCAATGTGGTGAATTCCAGCACATTCTGCACATCATGTGGAGAACTTTGTGACCACTGCAGAGAGAAGAAGAGATCGTATGCTGACCGAATCGTTGACATACACGAGTTCCCGAGCGACCTGCCGCAGTTCATCGAAGAGCCTGAAGAGTACCTGCCTGAGAGCATGGGCAAATGTGACCTGCTAATTACTATGGACCTTCACCCGGACATTCTTTCTGTCCTACCAAAAATGGTAGAGATGGCAGGCGCAAAGGCTGTGATCGCACCCATAGAGGTTCCAAAGCTTGCACCTGCAGGACTTGTTCAGCAAGTAAAGGAAACCCTTGAATCAAAGGGGATAGACTGCGAATTCCCAAAGCCATTCTGCTCACTTGAAAAGTCAGGAAAGCCACTGATCGATGAATTTGTAGACATGGGATTTGGCAGGCCACTGCTTGCCATACAGGTCGATAAAGAAAGGAACATATTCACACATGCAAAGGTCCTGAGGGACGCCCCATGCGGATCCACATGGTATGTTGCCAAAAAACTTGGATGGTCGGATATCGAAGTCTACAAGGAAACAGTATCCGGTGCACACCATGCATACCCATGTACTGCAAGTATGGATAAGGACCCGCAACTCAAAGATACCATCCTGCATGAAGCCGGATACATAATCAGGAAAAGCATTGAGGAAGCAGCCAATATAAAAAATAAAAGTAAGAAAGAAGACGTTTCTTATGAAGATGAAAAATGA
- a CDS encoding helix-turn-helix domain-containing protein has protein sequence MKDCTIYKTIDIIGKRWTLCILLELYKGNNEEKRFNELKKKLQTITPKTLSIRLKELEQEGLVKKTLDDSKDPVIYTYSLTRSGTEFMEIIQSIKKWGLEWKFENKICGLSNCKKCNL, from the coding sequence ATGAAAGATTGTACCATCTACAAAACGATCGATATAATTGGCAAGAGATGGACTTTGTGCATATTGCTGGAGCTTTACAAAGGCAACAACGAGGAAAAAAGGTTCAACGAACTTAAGAAGAAATTACAGACCATTACTCCAAAGACCCTTTCAATAAGGCTCAAGGAATTGGAGCAGGAAGGTCTTGTGAAGAAGACCCTTGATGATTCAAAGGACCCCGTTATATACACTTATTCTCTGACCAGAAGTGGAACTGAGTTCATGGAGATCATCCAGTCTATTAAGAAGTGGGGTCTCGAATGGAAATTCGAGAACAAGATATGTGGTCTTTCCAATTGCAAAAAATGTAATTTATAA
- a CDS encoding ScpA family protein, producing MNDLSESIEESESNIQKITSTADSSVDPEFLETLRNLGVDESLIEFSDDVLCEPVEIFVKLARDGDINPWDIDIVQATDKFLAYIEDMKLMDLRISGRTLLYAAILLRMKSTGIVQEEEEEDEDFQDDEMDFYEIEEYPVPKLPIRRTATRPVTLQELITELKKAEKVETRRKDRRIRHRIEVMDRATTDDVLGIAHEEDIRGRVDTLYEYLEELFRDREEVMFSDLIDNSNSRSEKMMTYISLLFLAAEKRVWLSQEELFGELYVHQGCAIE from the coding sequence TTGAACGACCTTTCTGAAAGTATCGAGGAAAGCGAAAGCAATATCCAGAAGATCACCAGTACCGCCGACAGCTCTGTTGACCCTGAATTTCTGGAAACACTACGCAACCTCGGTGTTGATGAATCACTTATAGAGTTCTCAGATGATGTGCTCTGCGAACCTGTGGAGATCTTTGTCAAGCTTGCCAGGGACGGTGACATCAACCCCTGGGATATCGATATCGTTCAGGCTACAGACAAGTTCCTTGCATACATTGAAGATATGAAGCTCATGGACCTGAGGATATCGGGCAGGACACTTTTGTATGCAGCCATACTCCTCAGGATGAAATCAACCGGTATCGTTCAGGAAGAAGAGGAAGAAGATGAGGATTTCCAGGACGATGAGATGGATTTCTATGAAATTGAGGAATACCCGGTACCAAAACTGCCCATCCGTCGTACTGCGACCCGACCTGTAACTCTCCAGGAACTTATTACGGAACTTAAAAAAGCAGAGAAGGTCGAGACCAGAAGAAAGGACAGAAGAATACGCCATCGTATCGAGGTAATGGACAGGGCCACCACAGATGATGTACTTGGTATCGCGCATGAGGAAGATATCAGGGGCAGAGTTGATACCCTTTATGAGTATCTGGAAGAGCTGTTCAGGGACCGCGAAGAGGTAATGTTCTCGGACCTTATCGATAATTCCAACAGCCGTTCTGAAAAAATGATGACATACATTTCACTGCTTTTCCTTGCAGCTGAAAAAAGGGTATGGTTATCACAGGAAGAGCTTTTTGGAGAACTATATGTCCATCAGGGTTGCGCGATCGAATGA
- a CDS encoding DUF1059 domain-containing protein, which yields MKIIKCRDLGFNCDFMATGTASESDDVKQKMMEHITEKHLSENNMSKEDLEDIASRISILLSRGCGCGAL from the coding sequence ATGAAAATTATAAAATGCAGGGACCTTGGATTCAATTGTGACTTCATGGCAACAGGCACTGCCTCTGAATCTGACGATGTTAAACAAAAAATGATGGAACACATAACTGAAAAACATCTCTCAGAAAATAATATGTCAAAAGAAGACCTTGAAGATATAGCTTCACGTATCAGCATTCTGCTGAGCAGAGGTTGTGGCTGCGGAGCTCTCTAA
- a CDS encoding peptidylprolyl isomerase produces the protein MKKAIIDTNKGQIVLELFEKDAPKTVANFEKLIKQGFYNGLTFHRVIPNFVIQGGCPKGNGSGGPGYTIKCEINPKKHTKGALSMAHAGKNTGGSQFFITHSPQPHLDGVHTVFGKVIEGMDVVNKIKEDDVMTKLKVEEE, from the coding sequence ATGAAAAAAGCAATTATTGATACAAACAAAGGTCAGATCGTACTGGAACTATTCGAAAAGGATGCACCAAAGACAGTTGCAAACTTTGAGAAACTGATCAAACAGGGATTCTACAATGGCCTAACCTTCCACAGAGTAATACCAAACTTTGTCATCCAGGGAGGATGTCCAAAAGGAAACGGTTCAGGCGGACCCGGATACACCATTAAGTGCGAGATAAATCCAAAGAAGCATACAAAGGGTGCACTTTCTATGGCGCATGCAGGAAAGAATACCGGAGGAAGCCAGTTCTTCATCACACATTCACCGCAGCCACACCTTGACGGAGTACACACTGTTTTCGGAAAGGTCATAGAGGGTATGGATGTGGTCAACAAGATCAAAGAAGACGATGTAATGACAAAATTAAAAGTAGAAGAGGAGTAA
- the aglJ gene encoding S-layer glycoprotein N-glycosyltransferase AglJ, with product MDIQIPLDKNDVCILIPALNEEATIKQLIEDFQAEGFENILVIDGHSHDRTRELAEESGARVVVQEGKGKGQAVQEAFQLIEDPYTVMIDGDGTYLASDIYTVLGPLLEGRADQTIGNRFANYEPEAFTKLNLAGNKLLNKLFGFAYGIWLEDILTGYRGFTRKVIKGLSLNEMGFEIETEITVESVKNEMKVEVVPITYVSRHSAAATKLNPFRDGIKIGKTIIRMARLHNPMFYFGIFGTILTLSGIGTGLYVVNEWLSGVTRIPMTILTALLILTGIQMFIFGMLSDLIVSLHRETMRMLRQNNDR from the coding sequence ATGGATATTCAGATCCCCCTGGACAAGAACGATGTGTGTATCCTCATTCCCGCACTGAATGAGGAAGCAACCATAAAGCAGCTCATCGAAGATTTCCAGGCAGAAGGATTTGAGAATATCCTTGTCATCGATGGACACAGCCATGATCGCACCCGCGAACTTGCTGAAGAAAGCGGTGCAAGGGTCGTGGTCCAGGAAGGAAAAGGCAAGGGTCAGGCAGTTCAGGAAGCTTTCCAGCTTATCGAGGACCCCTACACCGTCATGATCGATGGTGATGGAACCTACCTTGCAAGTGATATTTATACGGTCCTTGGACCGCTTCTTGAAGGACGTGCTGACCAGACTATCGGCAACAGGTTTGCAAACTATGAGCCAGAAGCTTTTACAAAATTGAACCTGGCAGGCAACAAATTGCTCAACAAGCTTTTTGGTTTTGCGTATGGCATATGGCTGGAAGATATCCTTACAGGATACCGCGGTTTCACACGAAAAGTGATCAAAGGTCTTAGCCTCAACGAGATGGGATTCGAGATCGAGACAGAGATCACTGTTGAAAGTGTTAAGAACGAGATGAAAGTAGAGGTCGTGCCTATCACTTACGTATCGAGGCATTCAGCAGCGGCCACCAAGCTCAATCCGTTCAGGGATGGGATCAAGATCGGGAAAACCATCATCAGGATGGCAAGATTACACAACCCGATGTTCTATTTCGGGATATTTGGCACGATACTGACGCTATCAGGCATCGGTACGGGACTTTATGTAGTAAATGAGTGGTTAAGCGGAGTAACCCGCATACCAATGACAATACTGACTGCCTTATTAATACTTACAGGCATACAGATGTTCATTTTCGGGATGTTGAGCGACCTTATAGTATCACTCCACAGGGAAACGATGCGAATGTTGCGCCAGAATAACGATCGTTGA